The Candidatus Hydrogenedentota bacterium genome contains the following window.
CCCCTTAGGCTCGTTCAGCGCGTCGATCTGGCCCGGGTGCCGCCAGGCGCTGGATTCGAAAAGATACAATTCCCGGTGTGACTGGACCGGCAGCAGACTGCCCGTAACCTGATAGTTCGCGCCAAAATGGATGACGAGAGGGCCGATCAAGCCAAGGCCCCCCCACAACACCGCTGGCTTTGGATGTTTCCACAACAGACCGCAGCCGGCCGCGGCCACGAAGATCGTCAGTGGCATATCCAATGTAAAGACCAGCGCCCCCGCCAGACCATACGCTGCGAAGCGCCAGGGCGCCGGGGCCAGCTTACCCGAGGTCACGCCGATGGCGAAATAGAGCGCCGCGAGCAAGGCGCCGATGGCCGGGCTGTGATTGTTCAATTCAGTGGCGAAGCCGGGCAGTTGGGTGGCGAATGCGAGGGCAAAGAGGGGGAGCAGTCGTTGCCATGGGTTTTCGATCAACAATCGCAAGAGCATAAAAAAGAAGATAATACCGATGGCGTGGGGAACCATGACGAGTGTCAGAATCATGGTTCGCATGATCTGGCGAAGTTCGTCGCGAACCTCAAGGTCCCAGCCGAAGATCTTTCGCAGGCCCACGTATTCCGCCGTCATCGCGAGGGGAAGGAGCGGCGGCTTGGTCGACAGGAGGCGCCCGTTCAGCTCAATCTTGTCGATGGTTCCTTGTTCGAAGGGATTGGGGGCCTGATCCAGAGGGCGATCAATGTACCAGCTACCCTCGTGCACGAGACTGTACACCGTGGCAAGGCGGCTGTTCGATGAATCCCCCGTTTCCACGGAGTGAAGGCCAAGCAGCACGACGGCGAACGACAGCAACATGAGCGCCCAGGCCGCCAGCCGCGCCAGGCCTTCCCTGGGTCCTCGCGCTCCCATATCCCCTTCAACCGTGTCAGCCATGCTGGATCCTGAAAACCGGGCTGCCCACGCAGGCGCGCGGGCAGCCTCGGAAAGTAACGCTATCAATCCCGACCGGTAATCGCAGACATCGTCCGGCTGAACCAGCCCTTCTGGGGCTCTTCGGCCTGAACCGTTCGCTCCACCACACGCTGCACGGGCGTCCACTGACCATTAACTTCTTCTTCGGTCAACTCCGACAGAAAAAAGCTCCCCACGCGCACCCAGCGCCCGTTGCGCAGCTCGTAGGTGAGCGTTTCAGTGCCGGTGTCGCGCAGGTAATTGTCGTCGATCTGGGCCTCGTCCCGACTCCGGTGGAGCCGGGTGGCGTAGCGCGTGCGATCCAGCTTCACATCGGCGATAAACGGCGAAGTGCGCGAATCCGTCTCGGTCAAGGTCACATCCGCATCGCGCGCGCCTGTGGCGTAGTCGCTGTACTCCTTGTAGAAATACGGGCGTTTGCGAATCACCCGGTCTTCATCGCTCCGGCCTTTCGCTTCGGTCTGGTCAATGTGAAGCTGAACCTGCCGAAGCAATTCGGCCCGGGATTCGGACTCGGTCGCCGTAACGGCCAGCGCCTCCTCCACCACCGGCTCACCTCCAGCATCCGCCTTGTCCCCACCGCGAAGACTCGCGCAGGAACTCAGCAAAACCAACCCAAGAATTGACACTCCCTTAGCGATATGCATGCACCGGATCCTTCTTCCATCAAAAAAAGCCTTGCGCATCCGTGCCTCCAAGCATCGTCCAGGGTTTTCCCCGGCCCGCTCCCCTGCTCGATTCGCACGGATGTCCAACACAACTCGAAAATTCCGAGCATCATAGCACAAACGCACATGCCGACGCGCCACAGGCTGGGAGCGGCGCGCCTTTAATACGCCGAACGCACGCCCTCGTTGATTCCAATCGCCAGGCGGCGACCGCTCACGCGATCATCATTCAGGTGGACCTCGCTGCTGGATATGGCGGCAACGATAAAGCGATCCATGATGCGATCCGACTGGCCCACCGTCACCTCCTGCTCGTAATCCGGGTTATTCAGGCGAAACGTGGCCTTCTTTCCATCGGAGTCCACCGATTTCAGCACAAACTTGAACTGGCCGATCTCCCGCGCCACGGACTCGTACTTCGTCCGAATTTCCGGCGCGGAATCCACCTTCATCGCCCGCTGCATCATTTCGTAGGCCTTATCCTGATCCGCGCGGCGCCAGGGATTGGCCGCCATGAGCGAATCCACATCTTTCAATAGAACCGAACGGACATCGGCGGCGATCTGACGGTTGGCGTCGGTGTCGTTGACCCGTAGCGCCGTCATCGCCTCTTCAAAAGCAACTATCGAGTCTTCTTGCGCCGCCAGCATCTCCAGCGCCCGATTCGTATAGACAACCTGATTGGCCCGGTTTCGGGCGTCGATAAATTCACTAATCTTGCCCCAGGCGAAGTTCCCGCCAAAATACAGCAGCACCAGCGCGCCGATCACCATGACAATGGGCCTGATTCGGCCCGCAAGCCCGGCGCTGGACGATTGGGGCAACTGGGCGCGGGAAATGCTCACCGATGATGAAGACGGCATATCGTCCAGCAGCGACGCGGCCAGGTTGCGACTGTACTCGTCCAGATCCTGCGCGACGTGTGCGCTGCGTTTCGGGGGCGGGGGCGGGGGCGTACGCCCGAGGAGCCGATCCAGAAAACTCACCTTGCGGCGGCTCGCAAGCATCGCCTCTACCGACGACGCCTCCTCCACGCGAAAGGATTCCAGCGCACCCGTTACATTGCCGGAAGGCGCATAACTGGTCTTGGATTCCCCACCCAGATCCTTCAGGGTGAGCTTCATTTCCTCGCGGCGCGGTCGCCCCACCTCTTCCCCGCAATGGTGGCACTTGGTCGCCCAGACGCTCACCTTCATACGGCACGTCGGGCAAAGCCGCATTTCTTCCTGCGGTTCGCCATAACTGCCCTTGTTATTCTGATCCTGGGACACGACTCCGACTCCTTTCATGTACCTGTCTGCCGTCATCCGAATTGGAGGACCCCTTCACGCTGCGGGAATCTCCGCCCCATTCGGACTTTATTCTGTTTTCATCCGGACTGCTGGCTGCGCCACTCGGACTATCGTACCTTTATTACCTTTCCACAATAAAGAGGTGATCTCAGTAAATCAAGCTTATGCCTTCGGGCCGACCAATTTCCATGGACCACGGGAATCGCCACGGGTATTCCAAATCTGCTACCATGCGCCCCGTTCAAACGAGAATGTAAGGGGACCGCACGGCCCACGTGTCCGCAGCAACTTCCGAAACCGGCGTTCAGGCCCGTTCAAGCGTACCACACCATGAAATCCAAAACCCGACTATGACGACCAGTACCATACCCCTGCGAGAGCGCGTCGGGGCAACCGGGTGCTACCTGGGACTCCTGCCCTTGCCGTACCTCGTTCCTCAGGGCGATAACCGCCCCTATGGACGCCATCACTACCGTCAGGCCGCCATTCTATTCGGCGCGCTTCTGGCCCTGTTGGGCCTTCTGGCCGCCGCCTTGCTGATCTTATCATATCTGCTGGTCTATCATCGCGAATTCTACGAAAGTACCCGCATCGAGGTTCATGTATTCGGGATCATTCGCAAACTCTTTCTGGCCTGGGGCGTCTTCTGGGCCTTCGCCCTCGGCATGGCCCTGCTGGGGAAGGCACGCCCCATGCCCCTGGTCCACCGAATGGCCACCCGCGACTGGGCCGTTCGAATGGCCCGCCTCGGGCTTGCCGCCGTCTATCTTTTCGTCCTGACTCTTATCCCTTTTGCCGTCCACGCATCCCTCCTGGTGCCCGCCAACCGAGAATCCGGCGCGGTGTACATGGTCTATGAGGACAACGGCATCTTCCCCCGCTGGCTCTTTGCCCTCGCCTTTTACCCCATGGCCCGAGCGGCCGAAAGCACCTACGGAAAGGACAGCGCGGTCCTGATCAAGATATCACGGGCAACCGTGGCCAGGGCGCTCGCGGAGGGGCATGTGGTGTTCGTCGGTTCCCATGGCACCCGGAAGGGGCTGATGCTGCACAACGACTGGCTGCTCCCGAAGGACATCGCGGCGCTCCCGAAGAATAAATCGCTTAAGTTTGTCTATCTGACCGGCTGTGACAGCGGCGACCAGCGGGAGGCGTGGACCGCCGCTTTCGCCCCCGCCGACGTGGTCACCTATGACCGGCTCAGCGCCTCCCTGGAGCACGCCTGGTGGCTGTGGTTCAGTGGACCTGAAAAAGTGCGTGCCATGTACGCGGAGGAATCCCATGTCGGATGAGCAGAAGCTGCGCGAGACCATTTGTGAACTTGGGCGGCGCATGTACGCGCGCAATCTGGTGGGCGGGACCGACGGCAACCTGAGTGTGCGCCTGCCCGATGGCCACTTCCTGTGCACACCCAGTGGCGTCTCCAAAGGCTACATGAAGCCCGAAGATCTCATCGTGGCCGATGGCGCGGGAAACAAGGTTCGCGGCGAGGGCAAGGTCACCTCGGAGTTCTTTACCCACCTGGCCTGCTTCGAAGAGCGCCCGGATATTGCCGCCGTAGTCCACGCCCATCCGCCCATCGCCACCGCCTTTACCCTGGCGGGGGTGTCTCTCGCAGAACCCGTGCTCCCCGAACTGGTGGCCGCCCTGGGCGGCATCCCGGTCACCGCCTACGCCACCCCCGGCACGCCCGAGGGGAATGAAGTGATCCGTCCCCTCATTCGCCTCTGCGACGGCCTCATGCTGGACCGCCACGGCTCGGTCACCGTGGGCGCAACGCTCGAAAGCGCCTACTTCAAGCTGGAAAAGATCGAGCATTCGGCCACGGTATTGCTCGCCGCGCGCCAGTTGGGCGGGGCTTCCCGGCTGGGTGCGGCCGAAGTGG
Protein-coding sequences here:
- a CDS encoding class II aldolase/adducin family protein, translating into MSDEQKLRETICELGRRMYARNLVGGTDGNLSVRLPDGHFLCTPSGVSKGYMKPEDLIVADGAGNKVRGEGKVTSEFFTHLACFEERPDIAAVVHAHPPIATAFTLAGVSLAEPVLPELVAALGGIPVTAYATPGTPEGNEVIRPLIRLCDGLMLDRHGSVTVGATLESAYFKLEKIEHSATVLLAARQLGGASRLGAAEVDRVLATRAPYGATGPVYTAELYTDH